Proteins encoded in a region of the Drosophila sechellia strain sech25 chromosome 2L, ASM438219v1, whole genome shotgun sequence genome:
- the LOC6620234 gene encoding splicing factor 45 isoform X1, with the protein MDLYDGIDTRARSSQIDGWSSGIKMLQTQLALKMAVKKPLMTPVVNLRSKRLAEPEVTCFAPITTVLSKPLISGKALPSILESINSGGWDVTDEYDPQWPNEYEKLKEKSNGSDNIRAGVSDREDREDKEKDRKRGRVGRREVYREEVSGQNLKLSGFGQRQNNADTYLPSPGPVAKQGGATIAPPPSLQEISIDSGCEATNTMPYSASSVAAKIMAKYGFKDGQGLGKSEQGMAMALQVEKTSKRGGRIIHEKDVFLPPLALSPPAICSQIGTSPSHKAMPPPQMVGTASESGDSITEIMKSPSKVVLLRNMVGPGDVDEELEPEVKDECNTKYGEVNSVIIHESFGTVPEDAVKIFVEFRRIESAIKAVVDLNGRFFGGRQVRAGFYNYDKFKCFQLY; encoded by the exons ATGGATTTGTATGACGGCATTGATACGAGGGCTCGATCTAGCCAGATTGATGGATGGTCTTCGGGAATAAAAATGTTGCAGACCCAGTTGGCATTAAAAATGGCTGTCAAAAAGCCA CTTATGACGCCAGTGGTTAATCTAAGGTCCAAACGCCTTGCAGAGCCAGAAGTTACTTGTTTTGCTCCAATTACTACAGTTTTATCCAAGCCATTAATAAGTGGCAAAGCCCTACCATCCATACTGGAAAGTATAAACAGTGGTGGCTGGGACGTTACTGATGAATACGATCCGCAATGGCCAAATGAATATGAAAAACTTAAAGAGAAAAGTAATGGCAGTGACAATATTCGAGCAGGCGTAAGTGATCGAGAAGATCGAGAGGACAAAGAAAAAGATCGGAAACGTGGACGCGTCGGTCGTCGAGAAGTTTACAGAGAAGAAGTCTCAGGCCAGAATCTGAAGCTCAGCGGGTTTGGCCAGCGGCAAAACAATGCTGACACATACTTGCCATCTCCGGGCCCTGTAGCTAAACAGGGTGGTGCCACAATCGCTCCCCCTCCTTCCCTCCAAGAAATCTCTATTGATAGTGGTTGTGAAGCCACTAATACAATGCCGTATTCTGCCAGCTCGGTGGCCGCCAAAATTATGGCTAAATATGGGTTTAAGGATGGTCAAGGCCTCGGAAAATCGGAGCAGGGCATGGCAATGGCTCTTCAAGTAGAGAAAACTTCCAAACGTGGTGGACGGATCATACACGAAAAAGACGTTTTTCTGCCACCCCTGGCATTGTCGCCACCTGCTATTTGCTCCCAAATAGGAACAAGTCCTAGCCACAAGGCCATGCCTCCTCCCCAGATGGTAGGCACGGCGTCTGAGAGTGGTGACAGCATTACGGAGATTATGAAATCACCAAGCAAGGTTGTTCTTCTGCGCAACATGGTTGGACCCGGGGACGTTGACGAAGAATTGGAACCCGAGGTAAAAGACGAATGCAACACCAAGTACGGGGAAGTGAACAGTGTCATCATTCACGAATCGTTCGGAACTGTTCCAGAAGATGCAGTTAAAATATTCGTAGAGTTTAGGCGCATCGAAAGTGCCATTAAag CTGTAGTGGACCTTAATGGGCGTTTTTTTGGAGGACGTCAAGTGCGAGCGGGGTTTTACAACTATGATAAGTTTAAATGTTTCCAATTATATTAG
- the LOC6620234 gene encoding splicing factor 45 isoform X2, which yields MVFGNKNVADPVGIKNGCQKAKPEVTCFAPITTVLSKPLISGKALPSILESINSGGWDVTDEYDPQWPNEYEKLKEKSNGSDNIRAGVSDREDREDKEKDRKRGRVGRREVYREEVSGQNLKLSGFGQRQNNADTYLPSPGPVAKQGGATIAPPPSLQEISIDSGCEATNTMPYSASSVAAKIMAKYGFKDGQGLGKSEQGMAMALQVEKTSKRGGRIIHEKDVFLPPLALSPPAICSQIGTSPSHKAMPPPQMVGTASESGDSITEIMKSPSKVVLLRNMVGPGDVDEELEPEVKDECNTKYGEVNSVIIHESFGTVPEDAVKIFVEFRRIESAIKAVVDLNGRFFGGRQVRAGFYNYDKFKCFQLY from the exons ATGGTCTTCGGGAATAAAAATGTTGCAGACCCAGTTGGCATTAAAAATGGCTGTCAAAAAGCCA AGCCAGAAGTTACTTGTTTTGCTCCAATTACTACAGTTTTATCCAAGCCATTAATAAGTGGCAAAGCCCTACCATCCATACTGGAAAGTATAAACAGTGGTGGCTGGGACGTTACTGATGAATACGATCCGCAATGGCCAAATGAATATGAAAAACTTAAAGAGAAAAGTAATGGCAGTGACAATATTCGAGCAGGCGTAAGTGATCGAGAAGATCGAGAGGACAAAGAAAAAGATCGGAAACGTGGACGCGTCGGTCGTCGAGAAGTTTACAGAGAAGAAGTCTCAGGCCAGAATCTGAAGCTCAGCGGGTTTGGCCAGCGGCAAAACAATGCTGACACATACTTGCCATCTCCGGGCCCTGTAGCTAAACAGGGTGGTGCCACAATCGCTCCCCCTCCTTCCCTCCAAGAAATCTCTATTGATAGTGGTTGTGAAGCCACTAATACAATGCCGTATTCTGCCAGCTCGGTGGCCGCCAAAATTATGGCTAAATATGGGTTTAAGGATGGTCAAGGCCTCGGAAAATCGGAGCAGGGCATGGCAATGGCTCTTCAAGTAGAGAAAACTTCCAAACGTGGTGGACGGATCATACACGAAAAAGACGTTTTTCTGCCACCCCTGGCATTGTCGCCACCTGCTATTTGCTCCCAAATAGGAACAAGTCCTAGCCACAAGGCCATGCCTCCTCCCCAGATGGTAGGCACGGCGTCTGAGAGTGGTGACAGCATTACGGAGATTATGAAATCACCAAGCAAGGTTGTTCTTCTGCGCAACATGGTTGGACCCGGGGACGTTGACGAAGAATTGGAACCCGAGGTAAAAGACGAATGCAACACCAAGTACGGGGAAGTGAACAGTGTCATCATTCACGAATCGTTCGGAACTGTTCCAGAAGATGCAGTTAAAATATTCGTAGAGTTTAGGCGCATCGAAAGTGCCATTAAag CTGTAGTGGACCTTAATGGGCGTTTTTTTGGAGGACGTCAAGTGCGAGCGGGGTTTTACAACTATGATAAGTTTAAATGTTTCCAATTATATTAG